The following are from one region of the Sciurus carolinensis chromosome 5, mSciCar1.2, whole genome shotgun sequence genome:
- the Marchf5 gene encoding E3 ubiquitin-protein ligase MARCHF5 isoform X1, with protein sequence MPDQALQQMLDRSCWVCFATDEDDRTAEWVRPCRCRGSTKWVHQACLQRWVDEKQRGNSTARVACPQCNAEYLIVFPKLGPVVYVLDLADRLISKACPFAAAGIMVGSIYWTAVTYGAVTVMQVVGHKEGLDVMERADPLFLLIGLPTIPVMLILGKMIRWEDYVLRLWRKYSNKLQILNSIFPGIGCPVPRIPAEANPLADHVSATRILCGALVFPTIATIVGKLMFSSVNSNLQRTILGGIAFVAIKGAFKVYFKQQQYLRQAHRKILNYPEQEEA encoded by the exons AAGTTGCTGGGTTTGTTTTGCCACTGATGAAGATGATAGAACAGCTGAATGGGTGAGACCATGCAGGTGCAGAGGATCTACCAAATGGGTTCATCAGGCTTGTCTGCAGCGCTGGGTggatgaaaaacaaagaggaaacagTACAGCCAGAGTGGCATGTCCTCAGTGCAATGCTGAATACTTAATAGTTTTTCCTAAGTTGG GTCCAGTCGTTTATGTCTTGGATCTTGCAGATAGACTGATCTCAAAAGCTTGTCCATTTGCTGCAGCAGGAATAATGGTTGGCTCTATCTATTGGACAGCTGTGACTTATGGAGCAGTGACAGTGATGCAG GTTGTAGGCCATAAAGAAGGACTGGATGTTATGGAGAGAGCTGAtcctttgttccttttaattGGACTTCCTACTATTCCTGTCATGCTGATATTAGGCAAGATGATTCGCTGGGAGGATTATGTACTTAGACTATGGCGCAAATACTCAAATAAACTGCAAATTTTGAACAGTATATTTCCAG ggATTGGTTGTCCTGTTCCCCGAATTCCAGCCGAAGCTAATCCTTTAGCAGACCATGTCTCTGCTACCCGGATTTTGTGTGGAGCCCTTGTCTTTCCTACTATTGCGACAATAGTTGGTAAACTGATGTTCAGTagtgttaactctaatttacaaAGGACAATCTTG gGTGGAATTGCTTTTGTTGCCATAAAAGGAGCATTTAAGGTTTACTTCAAACAGCAGCAATATTTACGTCAGGCACACCGCAAAATTCTAAATTATCCAGAGCAAGAAGAAGCATAA
- the Marchf5 gene encoding E3 ubiquitin-protein ligase MARCHF5 isoform X2: MVGSIYWTAVTYGAVTVMQVVGHKEGLDVMERADPLFLLIGLPTIPVMLILGKMIRWEDYVLRLWRKYSNKLQILNSIFPGIGCPVPRIPAEANPLADHVSATRILCGALVFPTIATIVGKLMFSSVNSNLQRTILGGIAFVAIKGAFKVYFKQQQYLRQAHRKILNYPEQEEA, translated from the exons ATGGTTGGCTCTATCTATTGGACAGCTGTGACTTATGGAGCAGTGACAGTGATGCAG GTTGTAGGCCATAAAGAAGGACTGGATGTTATGGAGAGAGCTGAtcctttgttccttttaattGGACTTCCTACTATTCCTGTCATGCTGATATTAGGCAAGATGATTCGCTGGGAGGATTATGTACTTAGACTATGGCGCAAATACTCAAATAAACTGCAAATTTTGAACAGTATATTTCCAG ggATTGGTTGTCCTGTTCCCCGAATTCCAGCCGAAGCTAATCCTTTAGCAGACCATGTCTCTGCTACCCGGATTTTGTGTGGAGCCCTTGTCTTTCCTACTATTGCGACAATAGTTGGTAAACTGATGTTCAGTagtgttaactctaatttacaaAGGACAATCTTG gGTGGAATTGCTTTTGTTGCCATAAAAGGAGCATTTAAGGTTTACTTCAAACAGCAGCAATATTTACGTCAGGCACACCGCAAAATTCTAAATTATCCAGAGCAAGAAGAAGCATAA